One Bacillota bacterium genomic window, TTTTACTAACATGCTTTATTCCATAACTTAATTTTAACAACTTCTACTGACAAGTAAATGGAAATGTGCTATACTAATATGGCATAATGCTAGTATAAGCAATAATCGAAATAGGAGTGAATTGCCTTATATGATGGAAATTGTGCCTATTGAAAGGCTAAATACGACGGATTTAAATATGTATCAATGCGGTACAGAGAGATGCAAACCGGGACACTATTACGGGCCGGCAGTAAGAGACTATTTTCTCATTCATTATATTTCCGAGGGTAAGGGTATTTTCCAGGTAGGAGATACTATATATAATTTGAGCGGCGGGCAGGGTTTTTTAATATGTCCGGGGATAGTTACTTATTATCAGGCAGACTTTGAAGACCCCTGGAATTACTCCTGGGTCGGCTTTCATGGACTAAAAGCAGAATTTTATCTCAAGAAAGCAAACCTTTCTGCTGAAAACCCTATTTTTACATATAGAAAAGATAAATTTATAGAAAACTGTTTCAAACAAATGCTTGAATCCAAACAAATGCCAAAATCTAAAGAAATCAGGCTTTTAGGATTCCTATACCTTTTTCTTTCCCAATTGATAGAGGAAAACAATCAGCCACTTTTCCTGGAAGAAGATATTAACAGAAAGGAGCAATATGTAAAAAAGATAGTAGAGTTTATTGAAATAAACTATTCCAGGAAGGTAAGCATAAGGGAAATAGCACGCTATGTGGGCTTGGACAGAAGTTACATGGGTGCAATATTCAAAGAATACTTTAACACTTCACCTCAGAACTATTTAATAAATTTTAGAATAAACAAAGCCTGTACCTTGATGAAAAACCCAAGTTTATCCATAGGCGATATTTCCCGCTCGGTAGGCTATGATGACCCACTGTTATTCTCAAAAATGTTTAAAAAAATAAAGGGTATGTCTCCAAGGGTATACAGGAAAAAGAACATAATAACATAAATGGTGGGCGATGAGGGGCTCGAACCCCCGACTTTCACCACGTCAAGATGACACTCTACCAGCTGAGTTAATCGCCCTTGCATATAATCCTTGCATATAATATTATAAATGGATTTAATTTGTGTGTCAACTAATAATTTTCGTTAGGGTGTTACTATTATTGCAACTTTTTCTTGTACATGTTAAAATACATCTGTAGCATATTTAGCTGTTTCTGTATTTTATTTTCTGTACTCTGTATATTGATTTTCTATGGCAAAAATAGTAATATTATGCTGTAATATTATTCCGACTCAATTTCAAAGGATGAAGATATGAAGCTGATAAATTCAATTAAGAGCCTGATTGCCGGTCTTTATACCAGTATCAAACGTTTCCCTATTACAATAGGGTTAACAACGGCAGTAACAATAATGCTTATAATTATCAACCATAACCAGCGAAATTTTACAAATGAGTTAATTGATAGACTAACACGTATTACAATGCTCCTGGCTCTCGGAGTGCCACTTTCCCTTTGCATCAAACTTGCTTTTAGAAAACACGTAAACTTAAGCCTATTATATAAAGCTTCCATATATTTTGCCGGAATTATAGTACTTGTTTTATACTATTTCTTTTTACTACCGGACATTAAAATGGTTTCAGTCTCCAGATATATTGCCTTCAGTATTGCATTGTATCTTTGCTTTATTTTTATACCCTACATTTACAGAAGTAAAACAAACGGCTTAAATGCCACATGCTTTGAATTATACGTAATAAATCTTCTTTCCCGTTTCTTTGTCACGGTGATATATTCGGCTGTATTATTTGCCGGACTTGCAGCTATAATATTTACACTTGATAAACTCTTCTCCGTGCCAATACAGGAAAGATATTATTATTAC contains:
- a CDS encoding AraC family transcriptional regulator gives rise to the protein MMEIVPIERLNTTDLNMYQCGTERCKPGHYYGPAVRDYFLIHYISEGKGIFQVGDTIYNLSGGQGFLICPGIVTYYQADFEDPWNYSWVGFHGLKAEFYLKKANLSAENPIFTYRKDKFIENCFKQMLESKQMPKSKEIRLLGFLYLFLSQLIEENNQPLFLEEDINRKEQYVKKIVEFIEINYSRKVSIREIARYVGLDRSYMGAIFKEYFNTSPQNYLINFRINKACTLMKNPSLSIGDISRSVGYDDPLLFSKMFKKIKGMSPRVYRKKNIIT